The DNA region GCGGCCAGCCGATGGCCGCGCACGTCCTGCACGCCCTGAGAGGCAGCGGCCGGGTGGGGCGCGTCGCGTACGTCGGCCCCACCACCCCCGAGATCGACGCCCTGGTGGACGCCCGCGTCACCGACCACGGCAGCCTCCTCGCCAACCTGGAAGCCGGCGTGCAGGCCCTCCAGACCCTCGGCCTCGCCCCCGGCGAACGCGTCCTGATCGCCACTGCCGACATCCCCATGCTGCAGGCTGCGCACGTGCAGGACGTGCTGGACGCCGCGCCGGACGCCGCCCTGGTGTACCCCGTCGTCCGGCGCGAAACCTGTGACGCCGCCTACCCCGGTGTGAAACGCACCTACGTCAAGGTCAAAGGCGGCACCTTCACCGGCGGCAACCTCTTCCTGCTGGACCCCGCCCTGATCGGCCAGTTCCTGCCCCGCCTGCGCGAGGTCCTCGCCGCCCGCAAGGCCCCCCTGAAACTCGCCGGCCTGATCGGCCCCGGCGTCCTCCTGCGCCTCCTCACCGGCCGGCTCACCGTACAGAAACTCGAGGAGAAGGTCAGCGAGATCCTGGGCGTCCCTGCCCGCGCCCTGATCACCCCGCACGCCGCCGTGGGCACCGACGTGGACAAGGACAGCGACCTCGCCCTCGCCGAACGCCACCTGCCGCCCACCTGACCCCCCAGAAACCGGAGTGCGTCACTCAGGTTAGACGCCGTTCCAGATGAGTAAACGCCCCCGCCCGCGCCCTTGCGCCCCCCCAGAGGCGTGTGCATACTGTCCCCATGCCCCATGTCATCACCAGCCCCTGCATCGGCACGAAGGACCAGGCGTGCACCGAAGTCTGCCCCGTCGAGTGCATCTACGACGCCGGTGAAATGCTCCTCATCCACCCCGACGAGTGCATCGACTGCGGCGCCTGCGTCCCCGCCTGCCCCGTCGCCGCCATCTTCCCCGAAGAAGACGTGCCCGCCAGCGAACAGGAATACATCGAGAAAAACCGCGCGCACTTCGGCCTCTGAACCCCGCGCCCCGCAGCCCCCGGCCCCGGCCGGGGGCCTTGTCATGCCGCGCCCGCCCGGGTGGTTGCCGCCCCCCCACCCCCACGGCTAGGATGAGCCCCGCGCCGCGCCCGCGGCCGTCCCCGCACAGGAGGTGATGACGTGAACGAGCACCAGCCCGACCAGGACCCCCCCAGTCGCCTGCCGACCCCCGGCCTCACGCCATCACCCCACCGGAGGACGCCATGCGCCACCCCCACACCCAAGTAACCCCCGGG from Deinococcus ficus includes:
- a CDS encoding NTP transferase domain-containing protein, translated to MTPPEALVTAPRWSAVVLGGGDPGDAFAAAHGVSVKPLIPLRGQPMAAHVLHALRGSGRVGRVAYVGPTTPEIDALVDARVTDHGSLLANLEAGVQALQTLGLAPGERVLIATADIPMLQAAHVQDVLDAAPDAALVYPVVRRETCDAAYPGVKRTYVKVKGGTFTGGNLFLLDPALIGQFLPRLREVLAARKAPLKLAGLIGPGVLLRLLTGRLTVQKLEEKVSEILGVPARALITPHAAVGTDVDKDSDLALAERHLPPT
- a CDS encoding ferredoxin, coding for MPHVITSPCIGTKDQACTEVCPVECIYDAGEMLLIHPDECIDCGACVPACPVAAIFPEEDVPASEQEYIEKNRAHFGL